In Lycium ferocissimum isolate CSIRO_LF1 chromosome 11, AGI_CSIRO_Lferr_CH_V1, whole genome shotgun sequence, a single genomic region encodes these proteins:
- the LOC132036219 gene encoding isovalerate--CoA ligase AAE2-like isoform X2, which yields MQELHFAVPMAGSILCTLNTRHDSAMLSILLMHAEAKVIFVDQQFLEIARGALALLADKKQKPPILVVIRESDSDTHDLEYESFLKSGDSDFTIRWPKTEFDPISINYTSGTTSRPKGVVYSHRGAYLNTIATFLLHEMSSFPVYLWTVPTFHCNGWCMVWGLAALGGTSICLRNVSPEDIFENISLYKVTHMGGAPTVLNKIVNSLPCGLKQLPHKVKIMTGGSPPPPQVISKMEELGFRVNHLYGLTETYGPGTYCLWKPEWDSLPPDEKFILKARQGVQHLCLKEVDVRDSTTMEKVPADGKTIGEIMFRGNTVMSGYLKDTKATEEAFRGGWFHSGDLAVKHPDGYIEVKDRLKDIVISGGENISTVEVERILYSHPAVLEAAVVARPDNHWGQTPCAFVKLKDGFSVGDQEIIKFCRDNLPHYMAPRTVIFEDIPKTSTGKIQKFILREKANALGSLF from the coding sequence ATGCAAGAGCTACATTTTGCAGTACCAATGGCCGGATCAATTCTCTGTACTTTAAATACACGCCACGATTCAGCTATGTTATCAATACTACTGATGCATGCGGAAGCAAAGGTCATATTCGTGGATCAGCAGTTCCTCGAAATTGCTCGAGGAGCACTAGCTCTTCTTGCTGACAAGAAACAAAAACCACCTATTCTTGTTGTAATCCGTGAATCCGACTCTGACACTCACGATCTCGAATATGAAAGTTTTCTCAAAAGTGGGGACAGCGATTTTACTATAAGATGGCCGAAAACAGAATTTGACCCTATTAGTATTAACTATACTTCTGGAACAACGTCGCGACCCAAAGGAGTTGTTTACAGTCATAGAGGCGCGTATCTCAATACTATCGCCACATTTTTGCTTCATGAGATGAGTTCGTTCCCCGTTTATCTTTGGACGGTTCCAACTTTTCACTGCAACGGTTGGTGCATGGTTTGGGGTCTTGCAGCATTAGGTGGCACAAGCATTTGTCTTAGAAATGTCTCTCCGGAAGACATATTCGAAAACATTTCTCTCTACAAAGTCACACATATGGGTGGGGCACCGACTGTCTTGAACAAAATCGTGAATTCACTCCCCTGTGGTCTAAAGCAGCTTCCTCACAAGGTTAAGATAATGACGGGTGGTTCACCGCCACCTCCCCAAGTCATTTCCAAAATGGAGGAGCTAGGGTTCAGAGTAAATCACTTATACGGGCTTACAGAGACATATGGTCCAGGTACTTATTGTTTGTGGAAGCCCGAGTGGGATTCTTTGCCTCCGGACGAAAAATTTATACTGAAAGCAAGACAAGGAGTACAACATCTTTGTTTAAAAGAAGTCGATGTAAGAGATTCTACCACCATGGAAAAAGTGCCGGCTGATGGTAAGACGATTGGAGAAATTATGTTTAGAGGGAATACTGTAATGAGCGGATATTTAAAAGACACAAAAGCGACAGAGGAAGCTTTTAGAGGGGGATGGTTTCACAGCGGTGATCTTGCTGTGAAACATCCTGATGGTTATATAGAAGTTAAGGACCGGTTGAAAGACATTGTAATTTCCGGTGGAGAAAACATAAGCACGGTCGAGGTTGAACGTATTTTGTATAGTCATCCAGCAGTTCTTGAAGCAGCAGTAGTTGCAAGACCAGATAATCACTGGGGGCAGACGCCTTGCGcgtttgtgaagttgaaggatgGATTTAGTGTTGGCGATCAAGAAATTATCAAGTTTTGTCGGGATAATTTGCCTCATTACATGGCACCTCGGACAGTCATATTcgaagatattcctaaaactTCGACGGGAAAGATACAGAAATTTATCCTGAGGGAGAAAGCGAACGCCTTGGGCAGtcttttctag
- the LOC132036219 gene encoding isovalerate--CoA ligase AAE2-like isoform X1 has product MNQFIKNSRLVGRFFHFSKINQKNTQRPHQFCNISESWRSMESLVKCDANFVPLTPLSFLERAANVFRDRTSVIYGEKLKYNWEETHNRCVKLASALVHLGISHGDVVATLAPNVPAMQELHFAVPMAGSILCTLNTRHDSAMLSILLMHAEAKVIFVDQQFLEIARGALALLADKKQKPPILVVIRESDSDTHDLEYESFLKSGDSDFTIRWPKTEFDPISINYTSGTTSRPKGVVYSHRGAYLNTIATFLLHEMSSFPVYLWTVPTFHCNGWCMVWGLAALGGTSICLRNVSPEDIFENISLYKVTHMGGAPTVLNKIVNSLPCGLKQLPHKVKIMTGGSPPPPQVISKMEELGFRVNHLYGLTETYGPGTYCLWKPEWDSLPPDEKFILKARQGVQHLCLKEVDVRDSTTMEKVPADGKTIGEIMFRGNTVMSGYLKDTKATEEAFRGGWFHSGDLAVKHPDGYIEVKDRLKDIVISGGENISTVEVERILYSHPAVLEAAVVARPDNHWGQTPCAFVKLKDGFSVGDQEIIKFCRDNLPHYMAPRTVIFEDIPKTSTGKIQKFILREKANALGSLF; this is encoded by the exons ATGAATCAATtcatcaagaattcaagattggtTGGTAGGTTCTTTCATTTCAgtaaaataaaccaaaaaaatactCAAAGGCCTCACCAATTTTGCAATATTTCTGAGTCTTGGAGATCTATGGAAAGTCTTGTTAAATGTGATGCAAATTTTGTTCCATTAACACCATTAAGTTTCTTGGAAAGAGCAGCTAATGTTTTTAGAGATAGAACTAGtgttatttatggtgaaaaatTGAAGTATAATTGGGAAGAGACTCATAATAGGTGTGTAAAGCTTGCTTCTGCTTTGGTTCATTTGGGAATTTCTCATGGTGATGTG GTTGCAACATTGGCCCCTAATGTACCAGCAATGCAAGAGCTACATTTTGCAGTACCAATGGCCGGATCAATTCTCTGTACTTTAAATACACGCCACGATTCAGCTATGTTATCAATACTACTGATGCATGCGGAAGCAAAGGTCATATTCGTGGATCAGCAGTTCCTCGAAATTGCTCGAGGAGCACTAGCTCTTCTTGCTGACAAGAAACAAAAACCACCTATTCTTGTTGTAATCCGTGAATCCGACTCTGACACTCACGATCTCGAATATGAAAGTTTTCTCAAAAGTGGGGACAGCGATTTTACTATAAGATGGCCGAAAACAGAATTTGACCCTATTAGTATTAACTATACTTCTGGAACAACGTCGCGACCCAAAGGAGTTGTTTACAGTCATAGAGGCGCGTATCTCAATACTATCGCCACATTTTTGCTTCATGAGATGAGTTCGTTCCCCGTTTATCTTTGGACGGTTCCAACTTTTCACTGCAACGGTTGGTGCATGGTTTGGGGTCTTGCAGCATTAGGTGGCACAAGCATTTGTCTTAGAAATGTCTCTCCGGAAGACATATTCGAAAACATTTCTCTCTACAAAGTCACACATATGGGTGGGGCACCGACTGTCTTGAACAAAATCGTGAATTCACTCCCCTGTGGTCTAAAGCAGCTTCCTCACAAGGTTAAGATAATGACGGGTGGTTCACCGCCACCTCCCCAAGTCATTTCCAAAATGGAGGAGCTAGGGTTCAGAGTAAATCACTTATACGGGCTTACAGAGACATATGGTCCAGGTACTTATTGTTTGTGGAAGCCCGAGTGGGATTCTTTGCCTCCGGACGAAAAATTTATACTGAAAGCAAGACAAGGAGTACAACATCTTTGTTTAAAAGAAGTCGATGTAAGAGATTCTACCACCATGGAAAAAGTGCCGGCTGATGGTAAGACGATTGGAGAAATTATGTTTAGAGGGAATACTGTAATGAGCGGATATTTAAAAGACACAAAAGCGACAGAGGAAGCTTTTAGAGGGGGATGGTTTCACAGCGGTGATCTTGCTGTGAAACATCCTGATGGTTATATAGAAGTTAAGGACCGGTTGAAAGACATTGTAATTTCCGGTGGAGAAAACATAAGCACGGTCGAGGTTGAACGTATTTTGTATAGTCATCCAGCAGTTCTTGAAGCAGCAGTAGTTGCAAGACCAGATAATCACTGGGGGCAGACGCCTTGCGcgtttgtgaagttgaaggatgGATTTAGTGTTGGCGATCAAGAAATTATCAAGTTTTGTCGGGATAATTTGCCTCATTACATGGCACCTCGGACAGTCATATTcgaagatattcctaaaactTCGACGGGAAAGATACAGAAATTTATCCTGAGGGAGAAAGCGAACGCCTTGGGCAGtcttttctag